Proteins found in one Muntiacus reevesi chromosome 2, mMunRee1.1, whole genome shotgun sequence genomic segment:
- the RABAC1 gene encoding prenylated Rab acceptor protein 1 encodes MATEKDQQRDAEAEGLSAATLLPKLIPSGAGREWLERRRATIRSWGSFVDQRRFSRPRNLGELCQRLVRNVEYYQSNYVFVFLGLILYCVATSPMLLVALAVFFGACYILYLRTLQSKFVLFGREVSPAHQYALAGGVSFPFFWLAGAGSAVFWVLGATLVVIGSHAAFHQMEAVDGEELQMEPV; translated from the exons ATGGCGACCGAGAAGGACCAGCAGAGGGATGCCGAGGCGGAAGGACTGAGCGCCGC GACCCTGCTGCCGAAACTGATTCCATCTGGCGCGGGCCGTGAGTGGCTGGAGCGGCGCCGTGCGACCATCCGGTCCTGGGGCTCCTTCGTGGACCAGCGGCGCTTCTCGCGGCCCCGCAACCTGGGCGAGCTGTGCCAGCGCCTCGTACGCAACGTGGAGTACTACCAGAGCAACTATGTCTTCGTGTTTCTGGGCCTCATCCTGTACTGTGT GGCGACGTCTCCCATGCTGCTGGTGGCTCTGGCTGTCTTCTTTGGCGCCTGCTACATCCTCTATCTGCGCACACTGCAGTCCAAGTTTGTGCTGTTCG GTCGTGAGGTGAGCCCTGCCCATCAGTATGCCCTGGCCGGGGGcgtctcctttcccttcttctggCTGGCTGGCGCGGGCTCTGCCGTCTTCTGGGTCCTGG GAGCCACTCTCGTAGTCATTGGCTCCCACGCCGCCTTCCACCAGATGGAGGCTGTGGACGGGGAGGAGCTGCAGATGGAACCTGTGTGA